A region from the Nonlabens sp. YIK11 genome encodes:
- a CDS encoding N-6 DNA methylase yields the protein MSDISNKITRLTDILRRDDGISGAMHYTEQISWVLFLKFLNDYEAQKADEAIIENTTYKHVLPVELQWPVWACPKDENGKPDVKRAKTGDELKDFVNETLFPYLKSCNDDVQDTHSMRYKIGAIFEYLDNRIVSGHTLREVLDIIDSMNFQSQDDLFELSRIYEDLLKGMGSDGGNSGEFYTPRAVITAMVQVLDPQVGETVYDGAVGSAGFLVEAFEHMRHQEMSASQYEFLQTQTFYGMEKTSLGYVMGMMNMILHGIESPNVAKGNTLAQNIMDYSDSDRHDVILANPPFGGKENAQMQANFTVKSNATELLFMQHFMKRMKVGGRAAILIPEGILFQSNNAFAKVKQDLLHNFNLHTVLSLPSGVFLPYSGVKTNVIFFERAGSTCEIWYYEVNPAKKLTKNNPITADHLAEFIHLFNNPELRNTTSEKRAVTAKVNFSSSESRELFGTAIANPGENDWTIKASDIKDYDLSAKNPHKVEDVIHRSPQELLSSIKKNDATIKELMNQIESLIDG from the coding sequence ATGTCAGACATATCAAATAAAATTACTCGACTTACAGACATCTTGCGTCGTGATGATGGAATAAGCGGTGCGATGCACTATACAGAACAAATCTCATGGGTGCTGTTTCTCAAATTCCTCAACGATTATGAAGCGCAAAAGGCAGATGAGGCGATTATTGAAAACACCACTTATAAACATGTATTGCCAGTAGAATTACAATGGCCGGTATGGGCATGTCCTAAAGATGAAAACGGTAAGCCCGATGTAAAACGTGCCAAAACTGGTGACGAGCTCAAGGATTTTGTAAATGAGACGCTTTTTCCTTATTTGAAAAGCTGTAATGATGATGTGCAGGACACACACAGCATGCGCTATAAAATAGGCGCCATCTTTGAGTATCTGGATAACCGTATTGTGAGCGGTCATACCTTGCGTGAGGTACTGGATATTATAGACAGTATGAACTTCCAGAGTCAGGACGACCTCTTTGAGCTATCACGCATTTATGAGGACCTGTTAAAAGGAATGGGAAGCGATGGCGGTAATAGTGGCGAGTTCTACACACCACGTGCGGTGATTACAGCTATGGTACAAGTGCTCGATCCACAAGTAGGTGAGACCGTTTATGATGGTGCCGTAGGTAGTGCCGGTTTCTTAGTAGAAGCCTTTGAACACATGCGCCATCAAGAGATGAGCGCCAGCCAGTACGAGTTTTTACAGACCCAAACCTTTTACGGTATGGAAAAAACCTCGCTGGGATATGTCATGGGTATGATGAATATGATCCTGCACGGTATAGAAAGTCCTAACGTGGCAAAGGGAAACACACTGGCACAAAACATTATGGATTATAGCGATAGTGATAGGCACGATGTGATCCTGGCAAATCCACCTTTTGGCGGGAAAGAAAACGCACAAATGCAGGCTAACTTTACAGTAAAAAGTAACGCTACAGAACTGCTGTTTATGCAACACTTTATGAAACGCATGAAAGTAGGTGGCCGTGCTGCGATATTGATCCCAGAAGGGATCTTGTTCCAGAGTAATAACGCTTTCGCGAAAGTAAAACAAGACCTACTACATAATTTTAACCTGCATACCGTGTTGAGTTTACCCAGCGGTGTATTTTTACCTTACAGTGGTGTAAAAACCAATGTCATTTTTTTTGAACGTGCAGGAAGTACTTGCGAAATCTGGTATTATGAAGTAAATCCTGCAAAAAAACTGACCAAAAACAATCCCATCACCGCAGACCATCTGGCAGAATTTATCCACCTGTTTAATAACCCAGAACTGCGTAATACTACATCAGAAAAACGAGCGGTTACCGCAAAAGTAAATTTCAGTTCAAGCGAGAGCCGAGAACTTTTTGGTACCGCAATTGCAAATCCTGGCGAGAACGACTGGACTATAAAAGCTAGCGATATTAAAGACTATGACCTTAGTGCAAAAAATCCACACAAAGTCGAAGATGTCATACACCGCAGTCCACAAGAATTGCTATCTAGTATTAAAAAGAATGATGCGACCATTAAGGAATTGATGAACCAGATAGAAAGCTTGATCGATGGGTAA